Proteins found in one Lachancea thermotolerans CBS 6340 chromosome C complete sequence genomic segment:
- the NTA1 gene encoding amidase (similar to uniprot|P40354 Saccharomyces cerevisiae YJR062C NTA1 Amidase removes the amide group from N-terminal asparagine and glutamine residues to generate proteins with N-terminal aspartate and glutamate residues that are targets of ubiquitin-mediated degradation), with amino-acid sequence MGLKRLTVNLRIAVVQLNPQIGHLEETVVRAHSLVRRVERYQPDIVVFPEFALSGYSFHSRAEISAHLCRPQEGPAWEFCQQISRKLSCVTVMGYPERGDNQQAYNSALVVDEEGKLAFNYRKSFLYDTDEEWQCAENPAGFQAFELPLKGKARDHDGHVHDVKLRSAIGICMDLSPYKFKAPFQECEFSTYQLEHGTELLIVPMAWLHASSVTRDTADPATGKAEIARTMDQLGLPLHGSQNQFQVNIKLRDGTCEEECPGNGTLTSAPSDAGVASSYSDLSRPDQQNLDYWTIRFMPFLACKWRENWFVEKALKPILAKFKGSRFTYLGSSLKAPWLFENKNALLVLCNRCGAEDGATVYAGSSGFLKFNGQYGNEEEILNSSNRSVELLGNLGKGYEGVIVRDVSFEIERDL; translated from the coding sequence ATGGGATTGAAAAGGCTAACGGTGAATTTGCGCATTGCTGTTGTGCAGTTAAACCCGCAGATAGGGCATCTCGAGGAAACGGTTGTACGGGCCCACTCGCTGGTGCGCCGTGTGGAACGATACCAGCCAGATATTGTAGTCTTCCCTGAGTTCGCGCTGTCAGGCTACAGCTTCCACTCGCGCGCGGAAATCAGCGCCCATCTGTGCAGGCCACAGGAAGGCCCGGCATGGGAGTTCTGCCAGCAGATCTCGCGAAAGCTGTCATGTGTTACGGTCATGGGGTACCCAGAGCGTGGCGACAACCAGCAGGCGTACAACTCGGCCCTGGTCGTTGATGAGGAGGGCAAGCTCGCCTTCAACTACCGCAAGTCCTTCCTTTACGACACCGACGAGGAATGGCAGTGTGCCGAAAATCCAGCCGGCTTTCAAGCATTCGAGCTCCCCTTGAAGGGTAAGGCACGTGATCATGATGGGCACGTGCACGACGTTAAGCTCCGGAGTGCCATTGGCATCTGCATGGACCTGAGCCCCTACAAGTTCAAGGCGCCATTCCAAGAATGCGAGTTCTCAACCTACCAGCTGGAGCACGGCACGGAGCTGCTCATTGTCCCCATGGCCTGGCTGCACGCCTCCTCGGTTACTCGCGATACGGCAGACCCCGCTACGGGGAAAGCCGAGATTGCGAGGACTATGGACCAGCTCGGGCTTCCGTTGCATGGATCCCAGAACCAATTCCAGGTGAACATTAAACTCCGGGATGGTACTTGCGAAGAAGAATGTCCCGGTAATGGTACTCTCACCTCTGCTCCATCTGACGCTGGCGTCGCCTCGTCCTACTCGGACCTAAGCCGCCCTGATCAGCAGAACTTGGATTACTGGACTATTCGTTTTATGCCATTTCTTGCATGCAAGTGGCGCGAAAACTGGTTTGTcgaaaaagctttgaagccCATTTTGGCGAAATTCAAAGGCAGTAGGTTCACCTATCTCGGTAGCTCGCTGAAAGCGCCATGGCTTTTCGAGAACAAGAATGCGCTGCTAGTTCTTTGTAATCGCTGCGGTGCCGAGGATGGAGCTACAGTGTATGCTGGTTCTTCCgggtttttgaagttcaacGGGCAGTACGGcaatgaagaggaaattTTGAATTCTTCGAATAGAAGCGTTGAGCTCCTGGGAAACCTTGGAAAGGGTTACGAGGGAGTCATCGTTCGCGATGTGAGCTTTGAAATCGAAAGGGACTTGTAG
- the MNN14 gene encoding Mnn14p (weakly similar to uniprot|P36044 Saccharomyces cerevisiae YKL201C MNN4 Putative positive regulator of mannosylphosphate transferase (Mnn6p) involved in mannosylphosphorylation of N-linked oligosaccharides expression increases in late-logarithmic and stationary growth phases), with the protein MVRLHWVRRLSGLTKMRRRDVNVWAVCGVSVWLLISTWLVTSKQNLGGPFASWDPRKSWSTGWSTDNGTAAEKVDLVESYREFYYGTKFEYPDPYTLQKDLFVVHVGPEKGRRLASVDELEFYDSDPRLVWSVVFEHLLQDRNGSGSLPFSWYDWADFRDYNKLLSLKKTDVPCKFFFQKHFDSSKLAEIEIEIGEFLFELDRDYYFDAPSEDSSADVQDRIADACVSNPRADAGARSTVVTALKDKVRPEVYRLQARNHLLNTVENPISITIMDKDSGSWQFNVERIPRKNILESGLLDSYLQRKEVKNHDHVFDLSKQFAEFEKSKPARAHRVNITEISEEERNAFHAPSTHIRKSDFEFDALTRIQELESKIDELTAHEKAYLNSLRVSTQTHYAFAPKHFREPSDLSDFESLGWHHDARFFNGAVFQDFLDARTRLDSMIRTFQKFLKAHGLICWLAHGTLYGYVYNGLSFPWDNDFDVQMPIRHLHIMAQHFNQTLVLEDPREGNGKFIIDVGSSITTRIKGNGMNNIDARFIDVDSGLYIDITGISVSSAMLSDRYAAEFYKFRDSIGTEIKHADPNLIANETDIPLQVLANRMDSDAKYTEEDKKALEKLVTEANKEMSSSKSPSKYYSAEQRYNLNYELDLYNCRNHHFLQYDMISPLILTRFHGVPALVPNQYITTLRKEYSVPSRYGFLAHKGNTYVPEFRYWCTSTVLKQAMNKKGTQEGIEVVNSPLNSLSIEDVGLLYKNIAELREVELLSLLHNSRKQSTYRLKELELQYANGTAHQRIEELRRLEEQLGSDLCPLTKDPYIQHLQREKWRALATPNDPSSEALSEVDLEVATDLLKWVELMHSKQLPFLKKAVSGENPESRDYNQIDGIEGNFIFRLDPDLRTKEDD; encoded by the coding sequence ATGGTCAGGCTGCACTGGGTAAGAAGGCTTTCAGGCCTGACAAAAATGCGGAGGAGAGACGTGAACGTGTGGGCAGTGTGCGGTGTTTCAGTGTGGCTGCTCATAAGTACATGGCTGGTGACCTCGAAGCAGAATTTGGGTGGTCCTTTCGCTAGCTGGGATCCCAGGAAAAGCTGGAGCACAGGCTGGAGCACAGACAACGGAACGGCGGCCGAGAAGGTCGATTTAGTAGAAAGCTACCGCGAATTTTACTACGGTACCAAGTTCGAGTATCCCGACCCGTATACTCTGCAGAAAGACCTTTTCGTGGTACACGTCGGTCCGGAGAAGGGCCGGCGGCTTGCGTCTGTGGATGAGCTGGAGTTCTACGACTCAGACCCGCGGCTGGTGTGGAGCGTCGTGTTTGAGCACTTGCTGCAAGACCGCAACGGCTCGGGATCGCTGCCCTTCTCGTGGTACGACTGGGCGGATTTCAGGGACTACAATAAGCTACTGTCGCTCAAGAAGACGGATGTCCCGTGCAAattcttcttccagaaGCACTTCGATTCGTCAAAGCTGGCAGAAATCGAGATCGAGATAGGCGAgtttctttttgagctcgaCAGAGACTACTACTTCGACGCACCCTCGGAGGACAGCAGTGCTGATGTGCAGGACCGCATAGCAGATGCCTGTGTTTCGAACCCGCGCGCTGACGCGGGTGCACGCAGCACTGTGGTGACGGCTCTCAAGGACAAAGTCAGGCCCGAGGTTTACAGGCTCCAGGCAAGAAACCACTTGCTTAACACTGTGGAAAACCCTATATCTATCACAATCATGGACAAAGACTCGGGATCCTGGCAGTTTAATGTTGAAAGAATACCCCGGAAAAATATTTTGGAGTCCGGACTGCTGGACTCATatttacaaagaaaagaggTCAAAAACCACGATCACGTTTTCGATCTTTCGAAGCAGTTTGCGGAGTTCGAGAAGAGTAAACCTGCGCGGGCTCACCGCGTTAATATCACTGAAAtatctgaagaagagagaaaTGCGTTCCATGCGCCGTCTACGCATATACGAAAGTCAGACTTTGAATTCGATGCCTTGACGAGgattcaagaacttgaaagtAAAATCGACGAGCTAACGGCTCACGAGAAGGCGTACCTGAACAGCCTGCGGGTGTCTACTCAAACTCATTATGCGTTCGCGCCAAAACATTTCCGCGAGCCCTCGGACCTGAGTGATTTCGAGTCCCTAGGATGGCACCATGACGCGAGGTTTTTTAATGGGGCAGTTTTCCAAGACTTTCTTGACGCCCGGACCAGGCTTGATTCCATGATTCGGAcatttcaaaagtttctgAAGGCTCACGGTCTGATATGCTGGCTTGCGCACGGCACGCTCTACGGATACGTTTACAATGGCTTAAGTTTTCCCTGGGACAACGATTTTGATGTTCAGATGCCTATTAGACATCTTCATATCATGGCACAGCATTTCAACCAGACCCTTGTGCTAGAGGACCCAAGAGAAGGAAATGGGAAATTTATTATAGATGTGGGAAGCTCAATTACAACGCGGATTAAAGGCAACGGCATGAACAATATAGATGCTCGGTTCATCGATGTGGACTCTGGACTGTACATTGACATTACTGGGATAAGTGTATCCTCCGCCATGCTCTCTGACCGTTACGCAGCTGAATTCTACAAGTTTAGAGACTCCATCGGAACCGAAATCAAACACGCCGACCCTAACCTAATAGCAAATGAGACTGACATACCCCTCCAGGTTTTAGCGAACAGAATGGACAGTGACGCAAAGTACACAGAAGAGGATAAAAAGGCGTTGGAAAAACTTGTAACAGAGGCCAACAAAGAGATGTCGAGCTCGAAATCTCCTTCCAAATACTACTCCGCAGAGCAACGCTACAATTTAAACTACGAGCTGGACTTGTACAATTGCAGAAATCACCATTTCTTACAATACGATATGATATCGCCATTGATACTCACAAGGTTTCATGGCGTCCCCGCGCTTGTACCCAACCAATACATCACTACACTGAGAAAAGAGTACTCGGTCCCATCCAGGTATGGTTTCCTTGCCCACAAGGGCAATACCTATGTTCCAGAATTCAGGTATTGGTGCACATCAACTGTTTTGAAACAAGCAATGAACAAAAAGGGGACTCAGGAGGGAATAGAGGTTGTTAATTCACCACTCAATAGTCTTAGTATCGAGGATGTCGGGCTTCTTTACAAAAATATTGCAGAGCTTCGGGAGGTTGAGCTACTCTCGCTTCTTCATAATAGCCGAAAGCAAAGCACCTACCGTCTGAAAGAACTCGAACTGCAATACGCAAATGGAACTGCGCATCAAAGGATCGAGGAATTACGACGGCTAGAAGAGCAGCTAGGATCCGATTTGTGCCCGCTCACCAAGGATCCTTACATTCAGCACCTACAAAGAGAAAAGTGGAGGGCCTTGGCCACACCAAATGATCCATCCTCAGAAGCTCTTTCGGAGGTGGATCTTGAAGTAGCAACTGACCTGCTAAAGTGGGTAGAATTAATGCATTCTAAACAGCTGCCATTTCTTAAAAAGGCTGTCTCAGGTGAGAACCCAGAGAGCAGAGACTACAACCAAATAGATGGCATAGAGGGCAACTTTATTTTCCGACTGGACCCTGACTTAAGGACTAAAGAAGATGATTGA